Proteins encoded together in one Psychrobacter sanguinis window:
- a CDS encoding MalY/PatB family protein: protein MQYNFDEVIDRSNTGSIKWHYEDDTIPLWVADMDFKTAKPILDSLQQVVDHGVLGYTKQTDALYQAIINWHSSRYGLSLTEEQILFSPGVVPSIALMVNLFTEVGDAVLINDPIYAPFVAKTKLNGCKAISSPLKEIDGRYYFDLEDMEAKIKQHKVKLFLLCNPHNPGGRVWSEAELKTVLELCKKYQVAIVSDEIHQDLTLTGHTFTPFLNLAEGYEQMVVSLTSMTKTFNVAGIKGSLIFAKDKALLKQISNQQRLNDENELNMFAYSVMRSAYENGGSWLQQALAYIETNIDFTIDYLATHLPDVKVMRPEASYLIWLDCSAYANDDKGLYDKLREAKVELNSGIQYGNEGHLKMRINVACPQSILAEGLNRVKQALA, encoded by the coding sequence ATGCAATACAATTTTGATGAAGTAATAGACAGAAGCAACACAGGCTCCATTAAGTGGCATTATGAAGATGACACTATTCCGCTTTGGGTTGCGGATATGGATTTCAAGACCGCAAAGCCTATTTTAGACAGCTTACAGCAAGTGGTTGACCATGGCGTATTGGGCTATACCAAACAGACTGACGCCTTATATCAGGCGATTATTAATTGGCACAGTAGTCGTTATGGCTTGTCGCTAACCGAAGAGCAGATTTTATTTTCGCCTGGAGTAGTGCCTAGTATTGCATTAATGGTGAATTTATTTACTGAAGTGGGGGATGCGGTTTTAATTAATGACCCTATTTATGCCCCTTTTGTGGCCAAAACCAAGCTTAATGGTTGTAAAGCAATTAGTTCACCACTAAAAGAAATAGACGGACGCTATTACTTTGATTTAGAAGACATGGAAGCGAAAATTAAACAGCACAAAGTGAAGCTGTTTTTATTATGCAACCCGCACAATCCAGGCGGACGAGTGTGGAGTGAGGCGGAGCTAAAGACAGTATTAGAGCTTTGCAAAAAGTATCAAGTGGCGATCGTGAGTGATGAGATTCACCAAGATTTGACCTTAACTGGACATACCTTTACCCCGTTTTTAAACCTAGCGGAAGGTTATGAGCAGATGGTAGTTAGTCTAACGTCGATGACTAAGACCTTTAATGTGGCCGGCATCAAGGGCTCTTTAATCTTTGCTAAGGACAAGGCTTTGTTAAAGCAAATCAGTAATCAACAGCGCTTGAATGATGAAAATGAGCTGAATATGTTTGCCTATAGTGTCATGCGTAGTGCCTATGAAAATGGCGGGTCGTGGTTGCAACAAGCCTTGGCTTATATTGAGACAAATATTGATTTTACGATTGATTATCTGGCCACGCATCTGCCCGATGTGAAAGTAATGCGTCCTGAAGCCTCTTATTTAATTTGGCTAGATTGTTCTGCGTATGCTAACGATGATAAGGGGCTATATGACAAGCTACGAGAGGCCAAAGTCGAGCTGAATTCCGGTATTCAGTATGGCAACGAGGGTCATCTCAAAATGCGTATTAATGTGGCTTGTCCCCAGTCTATACTCGCTGAAGGATTAAATAGAGTAAAACAAGCTTTGGCTTAG
- a CDS encoding GNAT family N-acetyltransferase, which translates to MLIRPMTMNDYDAVYQLWIITPGMGLNDIDDSYQGIERMLTRNPTLSFVAENEHKEVIGVVIAGEDGRRGYIYHTAVLPAYRNQGLGQALVKNVLDQMTQLSISKVGLFIFKGNQIGNGFWDKLGFTVRDDIHYRNYALTELQRIDT; encoded by the coding sequence ATGCTCATTCGCCCAATGACAATGAACGATTACGATGCGGTATACCAGCTGTGGATAATTACCCCCGGTATGGGCTTAAATGATATCGATGACTCTTATCAAGGTATTGAACGTATGCTAACCCGTAATCCAACGCTTAGTTTTGTGGCAGAAAATGAACATAAAGAAGTCATAGGCGTTGTTATCGCAGGAGAGGATGGCCGGCGCGGTTATATTTACCATACCGCGGTGCTGCCAGCATATCGTAACCAAGGACTCGGTCAGGCATTGGTAAAAAATGTATTAGACCAAATGACTCAATTGTCCATATCGAAAGTGGGTTTGTTTATTTTTAAAGGTAACCAAATCGGCAATGGCTTTTGGGATAAATTAGGCTTTACGGTTCGAGACGATATCCATTATCGCAACTATGCACTGACTGAATTACAGCGAATCGATACCTAA
- a CDS encoding AEC family transporter: MLDILNITAPIFIIIALGYLSVRTRIIDPSHAKGMGTLVLYIALPALMFNAISEMPFQEVISPSYLLIYAIGSVLAFVIGIIVTKGFWRQDNVSAALNSTALAYSNSAFIGFAVLSAVIGSTKAATYLSMVVLIESFIMLPMLFIMADMSTDSGQSLGQLLLRIIKNLSRNPLIIAIIISVSFSIFNIPVPKIAAQTAHMLSGVAAPVALFVIGMSLSGLELKGDLPKITTIGLGKLIVHPLMMLVAIMLIPSAPVESKYVAMLFASAPTFSTIAIIAQHYGLVDRVSAIVIISTVGSFFSMSAVLIYWEMTVGF; this comes from the coding sequence ATGTTAGACATCCTCAACATTACCGCACCGATTTTTATCATTATCGCTCTGGGTTATCTGAGCGTGCGCACCCGCATTATTGACCCAAGCCACGCCAAAGGCATGGGCACTTTAGTACTGTATATTGCTTTACCTGCACTGATGTTTAACGCCATTTCAGAAATGCCCTTTCAGGAAGTCATATCGCCAAGCTATCTTCTTATCTATGCCATAGGTTCGGTCTTGGCGTTTGTGATAGGTATTATTGTGACCAAAGGATTTTGGCGTCAGGATAATGTCTCTGCTGCTCTAAACTCTACGGCATTAGCGTATTCAAACAGTGCTTTTATTGGTTTTGCCGTATTGTCAGCGGTTATCGGGTCTACGAAGGCAGCCACTTATTTATCCATGGTGGTGTTGATAGAGAGTTTTATCATGCTGCCAATGCTGTTTATCATGGCAGATATGAGCACCGACTCTGGCCAGTCTTTGGGTCAATTATTATTGCGTATTATCAAAAACCTCTCCCGTAACCCGTTGATTATTGCCATTATCATCAGCGTGAGTTTCTCGATTTTTAACATTCCTGTTCCGAAAATAGCGGCTCAAACTGCACACATGCTCTCAGGCGTTGCCGCCCCTGTTGCGCTGTTTGTTATTGGTATGAGCTTATCTGGTCTAGAGCTAAAAGGTGATTTACCCAAGATTACCACTATTGGCTTAGGTAAGCTTATTGTGCATCCATTAATGATGTTAGTTGCAATTATGCTTATCCCAAGCGCGCCAGTAGAAAGCAAATATGTGGCCATGCTGTTTGCGTCTGCACCGACCTTCTCAACCATTGCCATCATCGCTCAGCATTATGGTTTGGTTGATCGAGTGTCGGCTATTGTTATCATCTCAACCGTTGGCTCGTTTTTTAGTATGAGTGCGGTGCTGATATATTGGGAGATGACGGTTGGGTTTTAG
- a CDS encoding class I SAM-dependent methyltransferase yields MSKSIEFWDTASKNYDKTEQRFEYIHSKSRENTKKYLGDNDIVLDYGCGTGTTACALAHHVKQIHAIDISLKMIEIAKAKAIMSKIENINFLQTDIFDKRYHNDSFDTILAFNMLHTVSNPHEVTQRIHDLLKPEGLFISVTPCLREKMSFSVSAQIQLIRMLCKIGIIPIEIRRLKSSDLDDLMANAEFEIIETEKTYKGASSYFVVAKKLKK; encoded by the coding sequence ATGAGTAAATCTATAGAATTTTGGGACACTGCTTCAAAAAACTATGATAAAACAGAACAACGTTTTGAATACATTCATAGTAAATCTAGAGAAAATACTAAAAAATATCTCGGAGACAATGATATTGTCTTGGATTATGGATGTGGAACGGGTACCACAGCCTGCGCGCTTGCTCATCATGTGAAACAGATTCATGCCATTGATATATCGTTAAAGATGATTGAGATTGCCAAAGCAAAAGCTATCATGAGTAAAATTGAAAATATAAATTTCTTGCAAACCGATATTTTTGATAAAAGATACCATAATGATTCTTTTGATACGATTTTGGCTTTCAATATGCTGCATACCGTATCTAACCCTCACGAGGTCACTCAAAGAATACATGACTTATTAAAACCTGAGGGACTATTTATTTCGGTAACGCCCTGCCTACGAGAAAAGATGTCATTTTCAGTTAGTGCTCAAATTCAGTTGATTCGAATGTTGTGTAAAATCGGCATCATTCCCATTGAAATTAGAAGGCTTAAAAGTTCTGACTTAGATGACTTAATGGCGAATGCAGAGTTTGAAATTATTGAAACTGAAAAAACATATAAAGGTGCCTCTAGTTATTTTGTAGTCGCAAAAAAACTTAAGAAGTAA
- a CDS encoding crotonase/enoyl-CoA hydratase family protein, translating into MTSNINIHNSESKQLNRISYATEGYICLIGLNRADKRNAFDSHMIAQLSQALTRYENDDTLRCAVIFAHGEHFTAGLDLMELQDKLDKGVFAFDSTQIDLWGISGKLRTKPVVVAVQGTCFTAGIELMLNADVVVASEDCNFAQMEVQRGIMPFGGATVRFVQAAGWQKAMPYLLTGKPFDAATADKLGLVSEVVSKGKQYDRAYELATEISKAAPLGVKGVLASAQDAARNGTAAALANIHSFLPPLFASEDAKEGVISMVERREAQFKGR; encoded by the coding sequence GTGACCAGTAACATTAACATTCACAATAGTGAGAGCAAGCAACTAAACCGAATTAGCTATGCCACTGAGGGATATATTTGCTTGATTGGCCTGAATCGTGCCGACAAACGCAACGCCTTTGACAGTCATATGATTGCCCAGTTATCACAGGCTTTAACCCGTTATGAGAACGATGACACGTTGCGCTGTGCCGTTATATTTGCCCATGGTGAGCACTTCACTGCAGGCCTTGATTTGATGGAATTACAAGACAAGCTAGATAAGGGAGTTTTCGCTTTTGACAGTACCCAAATTGACCTGTGGGGCATTAGTGGCAAGCTGCGTACCAAACCGGTGGTGGTTGCAGTACAAGGTACTTGCTTTACGGCGGGTATTGAGCTGATGTTGAATGCCGATGTGGTAGTCGCCAGTGAGGATTGTAACTTTGCACAGATGGAAGTTCAGCGCGGTATCATGCCCTTTGGCGGGGCAACTGTCCGCTTTGTGCAGGCTGCTGGGTGGCAAAAAGCCATGCCTTATCTATTGACCGGTAAGCCGTTTGATGCTGCTACCGCTGACAAGCTAGGTCTGGTTAGTGAGGTAGTTTCCAAAGGCAAACAGTATGATCGAGCCTATGAGTTGGCGACCGAAATCAGTAAAGCGGCGCCACTTGGAGTAAAAGGTGTGCTAGCTTCTGCTCAAGATGCTGCGCGTAATGGCACGGCAGCGGCGTTAGCAAATATTCACAGTTTTTTGCCACCTTTATTTGCCTCTGAAGACGCCAAAGAGGGCGTAATATCAATGGTTGAGCGCCGAGAGGCTCAGTTTAAGGGTCGTTAA
- the rlmF gene encoding 23S rRNA (adenine(1618)-N(6))-methyltransferase RlmF produces MTQPITQKNTTHKTPTSKPAASTLHPRNPHQGRYDFDKLIKALPELEKHAITNPSGEATINFSDADAVLTLNKALLALHYGIKYWDLPKGYLCPPIPGRADYIHQVADLLADNNSGSENKKPHVLDIGTGASLIYPIVGSQSYGWYFTATDIDPVSINTAKTICEINPNLKKLVTVKQQKNPKNIFKGIIGEHDYFDITVCNPPFHGSMQEVLDANNRKQTKLQKNRARRNPNSQTANKFADAKNNLNFGGQNAELWTEGGEFAFISRMINESVDYAQQVNWFTTLVSRAENLKPLDALLRRVGARQIKTINMQHGQKASRILAWRFK; encoded by the coding sequence ATGACACAACCTATCACCCAAAAAAACACCACGCATAAAACTCCTACCAGTAAGCCAGCGGCCAGTACCCTGCACCCTCGCAATCCGCATCAAGGTCGTTACGATTTTGATAAACTTATCAAAGCGTTACCTGAGCTTGAAAAGCATGCCATCACTAACCCTAGTGGTGAAGCAACGATCAACTTCTCAGATGCTGACGCGGTTTTAACCTTAAACAAAGCTTTGTTAGCATTGCACTATGGTATTAAATATTGGGATTTACCCAAAGGCTACTTGTGCCCACCGATTCCAGGTCGTGCTGACTATATTCACCAAGTAGCTGACTTATTGGCCGATAACAACAGTGGCTCAGAAAACAAGAAGCCACATGTACTAGACATTGGTACCGGTGCCAGTTTGATTTATCCCATTGTGGGCAGTCAGAGTTATGGCTGGTACTTTACCGCCACCGATATAGACCCTGTTTCTATTAACACCGCCAAAACCATTTGTGAAATCAATCCCAATCTAAAAAAATTGGTCACCGTCAAACAGCAAAAGAATCCGAAAAATATCTTTAAAGGCATTATCGGTGAACACGATTATTTTGATATCACCGTGTGTAATCCTCCGTTTCATGGGTCGATGCAAGAAGTATTGGATGCCAATAATCGCAAACAAACCAAACTGCAAAAAAATCGCGCCCGTCGCAATCCTAATAGCCAAACTGCAAACAAATTTGCCGATGCCAAAAACAACTTAAACTTTGGCGGTCAAAATGCAGAGCTATGGACTGAAGGTGGCGAATTCGCGTTTATCAGTCGTATGATTAATGAGAGTGTCGATTATGCTCAGCAAGTAAACTGGTTCACTACTTTGGTTTCACGGGCTGAAAACTTAAAGCCCCTTGATGCCTTACTGAGAAGAGTTGGCGCCAGACAGATTAAAACCATCAATATGCAGCATGGTCAAAAAGCCAGTCGAATTTTAGCTTGGCGTTTTAAATAA
- a CDS encoding manganese efflux pump MntP, with protein MIEVILLAIALAMDAFAVSIGLGAKQGSTTFSTAEKARSMLFKLALMAGLYFGIAQGVMPLIGYLLGSALLGWLASAAPWIGCIILVGLGAKMLYEAFTGDEEEEVLEVTDNTKIDHKLMTSLAIATSIDAMAAGFTLNLLAVNAWIACLIIAVVTALFSFGGVYLGRQSGTWLEDKAEILGGVVLIAIGIKMIL; from the coding sequence ATGATTGAAGTCATTTTATTGGCCATTGCTTTAGCGATGGATGCTTTTGCAGTGTCTATTGGACTAGGGGCGAAACAAGGCTCTACGACATTCTCCACTGCTGAGAAAGCGCGCTCTATGCTGTTTAAACTGGCCTTAATGGCAGGATTATATTTTGGGATAGCACAGGGGGTGATGCCCTTAATTGGCTACTTATTGGGGTCTGCTTTACTGGGTTGGTTGGCGTCTGCTGCGCCTTGGATTGGCTGTATTATCCTAGTGGGACTGGGCGCAAAAATGCTGTATGAGGCATTTACTGGCGATGAAGAAGAAGAGGTGCTAGAGGTAACAGACAACACTAAAATTGATCATAAGCTAATGACCTCATTGGCAATTGCCACCAGTATCGATGCGATGGCAGCAGGATTTACGCTTAATTTATTGGCGGTTAACGCTTGGATTGCGTGTCTCATTATCGCGGTAGTGACGGCTCTGTTCAGCTTTGGTGGCGTATATTTAGGTCGACAATCAGGGACATGGTTAGAGGATAAAGCAGAGATATTGGGTGGTGTGGTACTAATCGCTATTGGTATCAAAATGATTTTATAG
- the gyrB gene encoding DNA topoisomerase (ATP-hydrolyzing) subunit B gives MSESNHNTEQELIEGLPEGVDIADLPQQAQPEEYSSKNIRVLRGLEAVRVRPGMYIGDTDDGTGLHHMVFEVVDNSIDEALAGHCDQIDIIIHEDESVSVMDNGRGIPVDVHPEEGVSAAQVIMTVLHAGGKFDDNSYKVSGGLHGVGVSVVNALSKKLEMNIWREGHHYQQTYSDGVPHGDIQMLEETDRTGTQIRFYPSPNVFTGTTFDFEILAKRLRELSFLNSGVRIVLTDERTDKQHVFEHKGGLSEFVAYINSGKEGLNDVFHFVSEQDDGIVVEAALQWTDTYNEKVLCFTNNIPQKDGGTHLSGFRSALTRCLNTYMDNENLMKKEKVNTTGDDAREGLTAIVSVKVPDPKFSSQTKDKLVSSEVKSAVESAMHDKFNDYLLENPSAAKSIAGKIIDAARARDAARKARELTRRKTTLDIAGLPGKLADCQEKDPALSELYIVEGDSAGGSAKQGRSRKTQAILPLKGKILNVERARFDKMLSSAEVGTLITALGCGIGPDEYNPDKVRYHKIIIMTDADVDGSHIRTLLLTFFFRQTPELIERGYIYIAQPPLYKVKKGRQELYLKDDEALKAYLLSSTIDEMNLHISEDAPAITGQALESLLNDYNQTQLVKSRLQIRYPAVLLDALTHVPKLSTDMTYDYDVMSEWKDKLQAQLERFGSDLRSSIELDNIHAPRTDELSEAAKDANNQFKFKLGAKVDSPNSDVEDAEVVEGADSDMLSTKPQWLPRITIYVHNLAQHYLLDAGFFNSGEYARLMRLSKEWNTLLTDTAFVRRDTTTGTVKDILLRDFDHLWQQVMQEARRGLSVQRYKGLGEMNADQLWDTTMDPENRRMLKVTIEDAIAADHLFMCLMGDDVEPRRQFIEENALTVTNLDI, from the coding sequence ATGAGTGAATCAAACCATAATACCGAGCAAGAGCTAATCGAAGGCTTGCCAGAGGGGGTCGATATTGCAGACTTACCACAACAGGCACAGCCAGAAGAATATAGTTCAAAAAATATTCGAGTATTAAGAGGGCTTGAAGCAGTACGCGTGCGTCCAGGTATGTATATCGGAGATACCGATGACGGCACTGGCTTGCATCACATGGTGTTCGAAGTGGTCGATAACTCCATTGATGAAGCCTTAGCAGGGCATTGCGACCAGATTGATATTATTATTCATGAAGATGAATCGGTTAGTGTCATGGATAATGGCCGAGGTATTCCAGTAGATGTGCATCCCGAAGAAGGGGTCTCTGCAGCGCAGGTTATTATGACCGTGCTACACGCAGGTGGTAAGTTCGATGACAATAGTTATAAAGTGTCAGGCGGTCTGCACGGCGTGGGTGTATCGGTAGTAAACGCTCTATCTAAAAAACTAGAAATGAATATTTGGCGTGAAGGCCATCATTATCAGCAGACCTATAGCGATGGTGTGCCACATGGCGATATCCAAATGCTAGAAGAGACAGACCGTACTGGGACTCAAATCCGTTTTTATCCAAGCCCAAACGTTTTCACGGGTACGACCTTTGACTTTGAAATCTTAGCCAAACGTTTGCGCGAGCTATCATTCCTAAACTCAGGGGTACGTATTGTATTAACTGATGAGCGTACCGACAAACAGCATGTTTTTGAACATAAAGGCGGTTTGTCAGAGTTTGTGGCCTACATTAACTCAGGTAAGGAAGGCTTAAACGATGTGTTCCACTTTGTGAGTGAGCAAGATGACGGTATTGTCGTCGAAGCTGCGCTACAGTGGACCGATACTTATAACGAAAAAGTGCTGTGTTTTACCAATAATATCCCGCAAAAAGATGGGGGCACTCACTTATCAGGTTTTCGTTCGGCATTAACCCGTTGTCTAAATACTTATATGGACAACGAAAATCTGATGAAAAAAGAGAAGGTAAATACCACTGGCGATGATGCCCGTGAGGGGTTAACCGCAATTGTTTCGGTCAAAGTACCCGACCCTAAATTCTCGAGTCAGACTAAAGATAAGCTGGTTTCTAGTGAGGTAAAATCTGCTGTTGAATCAGCGATGCACGATAAATTTAATGACTATTTATTAGAAAACCCAAGCGCTGCTAAATCGATTGCTGGCAAAATTATTGATGCCGCACGAGCTCGTGATGCGGCGCGTAAAGCCCGTGAATTAACCCGTCGTAAAACCACTTTAGATATTGCAGGTCTACCGGGCAAACTGGCGGACTGTCAAGAAAAAGACCCTGCACTGTCTGAATTATATATTGTGGAAGGGGATTCTGCGGGCGGTTCTGCGAAGCAGGGTCGTAGCCGTAAGACACAAGCCATTTTGCCACTAAAAGGTAAAATTCTGAACGTAGAGCGTGCCCGTTTTGACAAGATGTTGTCCTCTGCTGAGGTTGGCACTTTGATTACGGCGTTAGGCTGTGGTATTGGCCCAGATGAATATAACCCGGACAAAGTACGCTATCATAAAATCATCATCATGACCGATGCTGATGTTGACGGGTCACACATCCGTACCTTGTTACTGACGTTCTTCTTCCGTCAAACGCCAGAGCTTATCGAGCGCGGTTATATTTATATTGCTCAGCCACCTTTATATAAAGTTAAAAAGGGCCGTCAAGAGCTGTATCTGAAAGATGATGAAGCCTTAAAAGCTTACTTGTTATCTTCTACGATTGATGAGATGAACCTTCACATCAGTGAAGATGCGCCTGCCATTACCGGTCAAGCATTGGAATCATTGTTGAACGATTATAACCAGACCCAACTGGTAAAAAGTCGTCTACAGATTCGCTATCCGGCAGTACTGTTGGATGCCCTAACCCATGTACCTAAACTCTCCACAGATATGACTTATGACTATGATGTCATGAGTGAGTGGAAAGATAAGCTACAGGCTCAATTAGAACGTTTTGGCAGTGATTTACGTTCGAGTATCGAGCTTGATAACATCCATGCGCCTCGCACAGATGAGTTATCTGAAGCGGCGAAAGATGCCAATAATCAGTTTAAGTTCAAATTAGGGGCCAAAGTAGACAGTCCTAATAGTGATGTCGAAGATGCTGAAGTGGTGGAAGGCGCAGACAGCGATATGCTATCGACTAAGCCTCAGTGGTTGCCTCGAATTACCATCTATGTGCACAACTTAGCACAGCATTATTTGCTAGATGCTGGCTTCTTTAATTCAGGTGAATACGCTCGTTTGATGCGCTTATCAAAAGAGTGGAACACACTGTTAACCGATACCGCCTTTGTCCGTCGTGACACCACCACGGGTACTGTAAAAGACATATTGTTGCGTGACTTTGACCATTTATGGCAACAAGTTATGCAAGAGGCACGCCGTGGTTTATCGGTACAACGCTATAAAGGTCTAGGTGAGATGAACGCTGACCAACTATGGGACACGACTATGGATCCTGAAAATCGTCGCATGTTAAAAGTAACGATTGAAGATGCCATTGCAGCAGATCATCTATTTATGTGCTTAATGGGTGATGATGTTGAGCCACGTCGTCAGTTCATTGAAGAAAATGCCCTAACTGTGACCAACCTAGATATCTAA
- the recF gene encoding DNA replication/repair protein RecF (All proteins in this family for which functions are known are DNA-binding proteins that assist the filamentation of RecA onto DNA for the initiation of recombination or recombinational repair.): MLTQLSIHHLRNLQAVHIPVGQCNVFVGANGSGKTSLLESLYLLSRGKSFRHHQPKRYISHHAPHTTVHAKFASGSSMAIQKAQDASSIMRLDQQAVYVQSALTKQLPTLLIDPSSMDILEIGSGSRRQLLDWITFHVKPGFHPQWLSYQRLLKQRNALLKQSPRLSDYQRKELAAWDKGLANHAALITHYRQQAFEEWQPLFNDLLKQLLPAYAPFIQLRFSAGYNTEIPLDELLQQRLAQDCQSGYTRIGCHRADVQVLWVEDEAARQQVNQTSENKRLQSANNEQQEAPLTLDSVQTDYPELFNDSVLEDDQTDNGHELDSDQVFEEEDEVVLGNVREQAANILSRGEKKLLITALRLSQLPLLAGMEANNAVSIGNDEGLPLVLLDDITAELDERALSILLKSLSQLSCQVFITSLDDDIMTKIQPYWPEAKLFHMKQGKVIQSP; this comes from the coding sequence ATGCTGACCCAACTTAGCATCCATCACTTACGTAATTTGCAAGCGGTCCATATTCCAGTAGGGCAGTGTAATGTATTCGTTGGGGCAAATGGCAGTGGTAAAACCTCCTTATTAGAATCCTTATATCTACTCTCTCGTGGCAAGAGCTTTCGGCATCATCAGCCAAAACGTTATATTTCTCATCATGCGCCCCATACTACGGTGCATGCCAAGTTCGCCAGTGGCAGTAGTATGGCCATACAAAAAGCTCAAGATGCTAGTAGCATCATGCGCTTAGATCAACAGGCAGTCTATGTACAAAGTGCGTTGACCAAGCAATTACCTACCTTATTAATTGACCCTTCGTCGATGGATATATTGGAAATAGGAAGTGGCAGTCGAAGGCAATTATTAGACTGGATAACGTTTCACGTGAAACCTGGGTTTCATCCGCAATGGTTGTCTTATCAGCGCTTATTAAAACAACGAAATGCCTTGCTAAAGCAGTCGCCTAGGTTGTCAGACTATCAACGAAAAGAGTTGGCAGCTTGGGACAAAGGGCTGGCCAATCATGCTGCTTTGATTACCCACTATCGACAGCAGGCTTTTGAAGAATGGCAGCCTTTATTTAATGACCTTCTTAAACAGCTATTGCCGGCTTATGCGCCCTTTATCCAGCTTAGATTTTCAGCAGGGTATAACACCGAGATCCCATTAGACGAATTATTGCAACAACGATTGGCCCAAGACTGTCAGAGTGGCTACACTCGCATTGGCTGTCACCGTGCAGATGTGCAGGTACTGTGGGTGGAAGACGAAGCTGCTAGGCAACAAGTCAATCAAACTTCTGAGAATAAGAGACTTCAATCTGCAAACAATGAACAGCAGGAAGCGCCATTAACCTTGGATTCTGTGCAAACAGACTATCCTGAGCTGTTTAATGATTCGGTATTAGAGGATGATCAGACAGACAATGGTCACGAACTAGATTCAGATCAGGTGTTTGAGGAAGAGGATGAGGTGGTCTTGGGTAATGTGCGTGAACAAGCCGCCAATATATTATCTCGAGGCGAGAAAAAGCTATTAATCACCGCCTTAAGATTGTCACAACTGCCGTTATTGGCAGGTATGGAGGCAAACAATGCTGTTTCCATTGGAAACGATGAGGGGTTACCCTTAGTACTGCTAGATGATATTACCGCTGAACTTGATGAGCGGGCACTTTCTATCCTACTTAAGTCGCTGTCACAGTTGTCTTGTCAGGTTTTTATCACCAGCTTAGATGATGACATAATGACCAAAATCCAACCGTATTGGCCAGAAGCTAAATTGTTTCACATGAAACAGGGTAAGGTTATTCAGTCTCCATAA